One Fusarium musae strain F31 chromosome 6, whole genome shotgun sequence DNA segment encodes these proteins:
- a CDS encoding hypothetical protein (EggNog:ENOG41): MEIQFSIPITGGRSNSSAPSSSSTDTERSANATASRAVELARAVLHVSLVHVFRESVTNGFLGKKRHVKCDETKPACLNCLKWRGSCDGYGDAAATPAESATEPRPRSTASRSKATANSATKSRATSKIKITTGSTAVVKARPPTIPEEPAINTICFTSSEQRSYFDEWSALSVGFLSGGLGDSRLWTTTMPQLTLQEPSLRYAAMAVGALRKASNVEFEASSPGNELAGDNKHYLNAIVYYCEALQLQARARPTKEGLRTAMLASLLFICFEAQRGNMPAALKHITHGFSMLNELAACTDKAPSLVRIAPAPPALVQEILDCYKPLELQSRSFMGSYKKFFFPPKPPAVAAKQAPPSQTASPRSVSSPPSQPGTPWANASSSQQNPVGLPSPQSQASPQAMSDQQTPPGAPPQRPPGIAPFTKHSPYFRPKQTNIRVIEDMPAVFSSLDEAHGYWTLLQRQLVQYIPLLTATTAQLALTKVRDMRELEMKLDSVRQNPRISKFLEESRHWLQRWSTSFSPLLQTAQDNRQNDEQSYLQAINFHIEFLILYIYTAMPRYSGVETAKDLTPQYRELNAIAETLIASRPNCGFAMDSGWTWPLFVSAFGCRDPEVKHDAIRILGKYPIRNALRDSRVFRAIALKNLEVEAMNAMEGDEDEQWLRLRRRELVFEDLGMNIIFRYAEKNQATGEWELIEEVAAFMVGEDGQLNWHRQPISESVSILSGVC, translated from the exons ATGGAGATCCAGTTCTCGATCCCTATCACTGGAGGGCGATCCAACAGCTCGGCGCC TTCTTCTTCGAGTACAGACACTGAGAGATCTGCAAATGCGACGGCTTCAAGGGCTG TAGAGCTCGCACGGGCTGTGCTACATGTGAGTTTGGTGCATGTCTTCCGTGAGTCTGTTACTAATGGATTCTTAGGCAA AAAACGACATGTCAAATGCGACGAGACTAAGCCAGCCTGTCTCAATTGTTTAAAATGGCGAGGCTCATGCGATGGCTATGGCGACGCAGCAGCTACACCCGCCGAGAGCGCCACTGAACCTCGTCCGCGCTCAACCgcctcaagatcaaaagcAACAGCGAATTCTGCGACTAAATCCCGTGCAACGTCCAAGATTAAGATTACTACAGGTTCAACGGCTGTTGTGAAAGCAAGACCACCGACAATCCCCGAAGAACCTgcaatcaacaccatctgctTCACAAGTAGTGAGCAGCGATCTTACTTTGACGAATGGTCGGCTCTTAGTGTCGGGTTCCTTAGTGGAGGACTCGGAGACTCAAGATTATGGACGACTACAATGCCTCAACTTACACTACAGGAACCGTCACTGAGGTATGCCGCTATGGCAGTAGGTGCACTACGTAAAGCTTCCAACGTTGAGTTTGAAGCATCTTCACCAGGGAATGAACTTGCAGGCGACAATAAGCACTACCTCAACGCAATTGTCTACTACTGCGAGGCTCTACAACTGCAAGCCAGGGCCAGACCAACGAAAGAGGGTCTCCGGACAGCGATGTTGGCGTCTCTGCTGTTCATCTGCTTCGAAGCGCAACGGGGAAATATGCCTGCAGCTCTCAAGCACATCACTCACGGCTTCAGTATGCTGAACGAGCTTGCGGCTTGTACCGACAAAGCTCCCAGTCTTGTCAGAATCGCCCCGGCGCCTCCTGCTCTAGTCCAGGAGATCCTTGATTGTTACAAACCCCTGGAACTCCAGTCACGATCATTTATGGGCTCgtataagaagttcttcttcccaCCGAAACCGCCCGCAGTCGCCGCAAAGCAGGCTCCTCCCTCACAAACGGCCAGTCCTCGCTCGGTATCGAGTCCACCAAGTCAGCCTGGTACGCCGTGGGCGAACGCATCTTCAAGTCAACAGAACCCAGTTGGTCTTCCGAGTCCACAGAGCCAAGCGAGCCCGCAGGCCATGTCAGACCAGCAAACACCTCCTGGAGCGCCTCCGCAGAGGCCCCCGGGTATTGCTCCATTCACGAAGCACTCACCATACTTCAGGCCAAAGCAGACGAACATCAGGGTGATTGAGGATATGCCGGCTGTTTTCAGCTCGTTGGACGAAGCCCATGGTTACTGGACGTTACTGCAGAGGCAGCTTGTGCAGTACATTCCTCTTCTGACAGCGACGACGGCGCAGCTTGCTTTGACCAAAGTGAGAGATATGAGGGAACTGGAAATGAAGCTAGACAGCGTGAGGCAAAACCCGCGGATCTCAAAGTTTCTGGAGGAATCCAGGCATTGGCTTCAGCGATGGTCAACATCCTTCAGTCCCCTGCTTCAAACCGCGCAGGACAATCGCCAGAACGATGAGCAGTCGTATCTACAAGCGATCAACTTCCATATCGAGTTCCTCATCCTTTACATTTACACCGCCATGCCACGATACTCTGGCGTCGAAACAGCAAAGGACCTCACGCCACAATACCGGGAGCTCAACGCCATTGCCGAGACTCTAATCGCATCCCGTCCCAACTGCGGTTTCGCAATGGACTCAGGCTGGACATGGCCCCTCTTCGTTTCAGCATTCGGCTGCCGCGATCCAGAAGTCAAACACGACGCCATCCGCATTCTAGGGAAATACCCCATCCGCAACGCCCTCCGTGACAGTCGTGTCTTCCGCGCCATCGCCCTGAAGAACCTTGAAGTCGAAGCCATGAACGCAATGGAgggcgatgaagacgagcagTGGTTAcgactgaggaggagagagctCGTCTTTGAGGATCTGGGGATGAACATTATATTTCGGTACGCGGAGAAGAATCAGGCCACGGGGGAGTGGGAGCTCATTGAGGAGGTGGCGGCGTTCATGGTTGGCGAGGACGGGCAGTTGAATTGGCATAGACAGCCTATCTCGGAGTCGGTGTCGATTCTTTCGGGAGTTTGTTAA